One stretch of Pseudomonas fluorescens Q2-87 DNA includes these proteins:
- a CDS encoding ABC transporter permease: protein MARYDAEHVGAAPWLLSGPALLVFIALLLVPLLLTAVLSLNLFSDTEGVLPAYSLGNYLEVFKDGYFHDIFLRTGGLALAVTVLCVLLGVPETIIIARMAPRWRSLFLLVVLGPLLISVVVRTLGWAILLGNNGLINDALQALGITDQPVKMLFTQLGVIIALTHVLVPFMVIAVWATLQRLDLQVEWAGLSLGASRLTVFRRIILPQIMPGILSGSIIVFALAASAFATPAIIGGRRLKVVATAAYDEFLGTLNWPLGAAIAMLLLVANLIIILGCSKLAERRFKQVFE, encoded by the coding sequence ATGGCCAGGTATGATGCCGAGCATGTCGGTGCCGCGCCCTGGTTGCTCAGCGGTCCGGCGTTACTGGTGTTCATCGCGTTGCTGCTGGTGCCGCTGCTGCTGACGGCAGTGCTCTCGCTCAACCTGTTCAGCGATACCGAGGGCGTGTTGCCGGCCTACAGCCTTGGCAATTACCTTGAGGTGTTCAAGGACGGTTACTTCCACGACATCTTTTTGCGCACCGGTGGCCTGGCGCTGGCCGTGACAGTTCTTTGCGTGCTGTTGGGGGTGCCGGAAACCATCATCATTGCGCGCATGGCGCCGCGCTGGCGCTCGTTGTTCCTGCTGGTGGTGTTGGGGCCGCTGCTGATTTCGGTGGTGGTGCGCACGCTCGGCTGGGCGATCCTGCTGGGCAACAACGGCCTGATCAATGATGCCTTGCAGGCGCTGGGCATCACTGACCAGCCGGTGAAGATGTTATTCACCCAACTGGGCGTAATCATCGCGCTGACCCATGTGCTGGTGCCGTTCATGGTGATTGCCGTGTGGGCCACCTTGCAGCGCCTGGACCTGCAGGTGGAGTGGGCCGGATTGTCCCTTGGGGCCTCGCGGCTGACGGTGTTCCGTCGGATCATCCTGCCGCAAATCATGCCCGGCATCCTTTCTGGTTCGATCATTGTCTTCGCCCTGGCGGCGTCCGCCTTCGCCACCCCGGCGATCATCGGCGGTCGACGTCTGAAAGTGGTGGCGACTGCGGCCTACGACGAATTTCTCGGCACCCTCAACTGGCCCCTCGGCGCCGCCATTGCGATGCTCCTGCTGGTTGCCAACCTGATCATCATCCTGGGTTGCAGCAAGCTGGCCGAACGTCGTTTCAAGCAAGTCTTCGAGTAG
- a CDS encoding ABC transporter ATP-binding protein yields the protein MAFLTLEGLVKTYGSFKAIDGLDLEVQHGEFIALLGPSGCGKTTTLQSIAGFVQPTQGRIVLDGRDITHVRPEQRGLGIVFQSYALFPHMSVAQNISFGLEMRGVPKAERRQRIDEALALVRLDGLGERYPKALSGGQRQRVAIARALAIRPNLLLLDEPMSNLDAKLREEMHIELRAIQRDLGITTILVTHDQVEAMTMSDRIAVMQKGRIVQIDTPYEAYERPHSPFASAFLGKTNAFAGAVQARNERCCNVQVKDTLLHVPHEDRALGNEVNVYIRPEKIRLTESGSGRLNGRIRLRVFLGNLWLIAVETHLGMVHMTQPNLGTPPPDEGHEIGLDWSDDDLRLLDREAAHGQV from the coding sequence ATGGCATTTCTTACGCTTGAAGGCCTCGTCAAGACCTATGGCAGTTTCAAAGCCATCGACGGCTTGGACCTGGAGGTGCAGCATGGTGAGTTCATCGCTTTGCTCGGACCCTCCGGGTGCGGCAAAACCACCACGCTGCAATCCATCGCCGGTTTCGTTCAGCCCACACAGGGGCGCATCGTTCTGGATGGCCGCGACATCACCCATGTACGGCCTGAGCAGCGGGGGCTGGGGATCGTCTTCCAGAGTTACGCGTTATTTCCCCACATGAGCGTCGCGCAGAACATCAGCTTTGGCCTGGAAATGCGTGGCGTACCCAAGGCCGAACGCCGCCAGCGCATCGACGAGGCACTGGCGCTGGTGCGCCTCGACGGCCTCGGCGAGCGTTACCCCAAGGCGTTGTCTGGCGGCCAACGGCAGCGGGTCGCCATTGCCCGGGCCCTGGCCATTCGCCCGAACCTGCTGTTGCTCGACGAGCCCATGTCCAACCTCGACGCCAAGCTGCGCGAGGAGATGCACATCGAATTGCGGGCGATTCAGCGTGACCTGGGCATCACTACCATTCTGGTGACCCACGATCAGGTCGAAGCCATGACCATGAGCGATCGCATCGCCGTGATGCAAAAAGGTCGGATCGTGCAGATCGACACCCCGTATGAAGCCTACGAGCGCCCGCATTCACCTTTTGCGTCGGCGTTCCTGGGCAAGACCAATGCTTTCGCTGGTGCCGTACAGGCTCGCAACGAACGGTGTTGCAACGTGCAGGTCAAGGACACGCTGCTGCATGTCCCCCATGAAGACCGGGCGCTGGGCAATGAAGTCAATGTCTACATCCGACCGGAAAAGATTCGCCTGACGGAGAGCGGCAGCGGCCGTTTGAACGGGCGCATCCGCTTGCGCGTATTCCTTGGCAATCTTTGGTTGATCGCGGTGGAAACCCACTTGGGCATGGTGCACATGACCCAGCCGAACCTGGGCACTCCGCCGCCCGATGAAGGCCATGAAATCGGCCTGGACTGGTCAGACGATGACCTTCGCCTGCTAGATCGGGAGGCTGCCCATGGCCAGGTATGA